A stretch of Leptidea sinapis chromosome 36, ilLepSina1.1, whole genome shotgun sequence DNA encodes these proteins:
- the LOC126975520 gene encoding clavesin-1-like: protein MPFIDIAFAAEISRYEDAEFEDVARRNCGEDPETRHKDIQHLREMIKERGECNPRRLDDAYLLRFLRCRRFIPALAHKLMVRYEDFRRQNSFLYECSAFGLESVRHVYAGTLPDNPLNGRITLMRFGRWESELVPIEDVVRCALLMDEVAAMQPRLQVLGVTIVVDLEGLGVRHVRHLTRTVASQIVALMGVSFPINIHAVHVVRYNWFLSTFFNLFQQFIPEAAWKRLHFHGYDMASLHKHIKPEHLPPEYGGSCQHVISIEEWIRKINKYKDEFMVKELRALGFKVED, encoded by the exons atGCCGTTCATCGACATAGCCTTTGCAGCAGAAATCAGCCGGTACGAGGACGCAGAGTTTGAGGATGTGGCTCGAAGGAACTGTGGGGAGGATCCGGAGACCAGACACAAGGACATCCAACACCTGCGGGAGATGATCAAAG AGAGAGGCGAGTGTAACCCCAGACGACTGGACGACGCCTACCTGCTGCGCTTCCTCAGGTGTCGGAGGTTCATCCCGGCGCTAGCCCACAAATTG ATGGTGCGATACGAAGACTTCCGTCGCCAGAACTCGTTCTTATACGAGTGCAGCGCGTTCGGCCTGGAGAGCGTCAGACACGTGTACGCAGGCACGTTGCCCGACAACCCTCTCAACGGTCGCATCACTCTGATGAGGTTCG GCCGCTGGGAATCCGAGCTGGTGCCTATCGAGGACGTGGTGCGCTGCGCTCTGCTGATGGACGAGGTGGCAGCCATGCAGCCCCGGCTGCAGGTCCTGGGCGTCACCATCGTGGTGGACCTGGAGGGACTGGGCGTGCGACACGTCCGGCATCTGACGCGGACCGTGGCCTCGCAGATCGTGGCGCTCATGGGG GTATCGTTCCCAATCAACATTCACGCGGTACACGTAGTGCGGTACAACTGGTTCCTCAGCACGTTCTTCAATCTGTTCCAGCAGTTCATCCCGGAGGCTGCCTGGAAGCGACTCCACTTCCACGGCTACGACATGGCGTCTCTCCACAAACACATCAAACCAGAACATCTCCCGCCAGAGTACGGCGGCAGCTGCCAGCACGTCATAAGTATCGAGGAGTGGATTCGCaaaattaataagtacaaaGACGAGTTTATGGTGAAAGAGCTCAGAGCGCTCGGGTTTAAGGTTGAAGATTAA